DNA from Equus asinus isolate D_3611 breed Donkey chromosome 17, EquAss-T2T_v2, whole genome shotgun sequence:
ACGTGGAGTGCAATGAGTGTGTACCTACAGTACAGTGTGTGTACACGTGGAGTGCAATGAGTGTGTACCTACAGTACAGTGTGTGTACACGTGGAGTGCAATGAGTGTGTACCTACAGTACAGTGTGTGTACACGTGGAGTGCAATGAGTGTGTACCTACAGTACAGTGTGTGTACACGTAAAGTACAATGAGTGTGTACCTACAGTACAGTGTGTGTACACGTGCAGTACAATGAGTGTGTACACGTGGAGTGCAATGAGTGTGTACCTACAGTACAGTGTGTGTACACGTGCAGTACAATGAGTGTGTACACGTGCAGTACAATGAGTGTGTACCTACAGTACAGTGTGTGTACACGTGCAGTACAATGAGTGTGTACACGTGCAGTACAATGAGTGTGTACCTACAGTACAGTGTGTGTACACGTGCAGTACAATGAGTGTGTACACGTGCAGTACAATGAGTGTGTACACGTGGAGTGCAATGAGTGCCTCCACTGCACATGGCCCGTCCTTCTAGCCTGCGCCTCTGCCACCAGGCGGCCCTGTGTCCTTTCTATCCCTGTCTGTCCATTAGTTCTGCCTGTTCTCAAACTTGAGGTAACAAGACATTAGAAGTTCCTGAGTGTGTGCTCTGGTTCGTCGCTCAGCACAAGGATTCTGGAGTCAGTGtagctgtgtgtgtctgtggttaACTTCTGTTTGTCATTGAGGAACATCCCATGGCCTGAATACACTAGTCTGTTTCCCCAGCCGCTTGTGCTGGGCATCTGGGTTGTGTTCTGTGTGGCTCTGTGAGAGTGAAGATGCTGTGCGTGTCCTGCTGCGAGTCTTTTTGCAGGCAGGTGTTCTGTTTCtcctggggagcagagaggagtaGACTGCTTGGATCGTTGGGTGAATGTGTGTTTGAGGTCATGTGCCGACTTCTGCTCCCCTGAGTAACATCAGAGCTGTAGCTGCACCACATTCTCGCCAGTGCTGGGGAGAATCAAGCGTGTGTCTTCCCCACACCCGCAGGCACAGAGCGGTCTCGTGGTTGCGGGTCTGTTCGACAGGTCCTGCCGGTGTTTCCCCCCCGTAGGTGCTGTGACAGCTTTGTTGCTTCTGTATGTGCTGCAAGTTAGCCGGGCCCTCTTCATGTGGCTCCCGTGGGCCCCTGCGGGGAGCTCTTGCCTTCCCAGTGAGAGCTGGAACTTAGAGACCAGGTCTGAGCTCGTTGATGCTCCCCTGCCGGTGGCTGACATTGTTCTAGCCCTTTTTAGTGGCTACAACTAAGAAATATGTCGTAAGGTCCTACCAATTCCTGAGTTAAAATTCAGGCTTAGAGGGGTTTTGTGTCTTGTATCTCACAtctgtgtcttctttttctcatgtCAGAAATCCCAGCTCTCAGTCCTAACACTGTGATTACTTGTCTGCGTCATCCCATTGCACAGAGAACAGTCTCGGAACAGAAACCTCGAGTTGCTAGCAGTGCGGTTGTTAGAGGCGGGGGTGGAGGTGTTTCCCCCTCGTCCCTAATGTGGATCCCACTGAGGGCGTAACATGCAGAGTCCAGGTCACTTGGTTAGGCCACATTGGCTTTATTCtgcttgaggttttttttttttgctttgctagtgaattttttatactttcttcaGATTTAGGTCAAACCTGTGGAAGTGTGGGAAGAAATGAATAGTGAGCCCACTTAACTACCCGTCACCTGGCTTCAGCCCTCCTGGCCACTTCTGCCTCGTCTCTGCCCCCGCTTCCTCCTCCCGTATCATTTTGAAGTAGATGCTTCACATCCACTGTCAGTATTCACAGTGTGTCTAAAGGAGGGAATCTTTCTTCTTAACCACAGTACTGTGGTTATGCCTGAGAAAACCAACAGTAATTTGTTGACATCATGAAATAGCCAGTCAATGTTGAAAGTTCTAATTGTGTCATAAATGTGATAGAattttagaaactattttttttaaatcgagAGCCAGACAAGATCCATGTTGCATTGGTGGTTGTTGagcctgtgtctgtgtcctcttGGTTGTGGAGGAGGTCAGGCCTTCTGTCCTGGAGCATCCCTCACGGTCTGATTTTGCCCACTGCACCATGGGCAGCCAGCAGCTGTCCTTGGCTGTCCACAGGTTCAAGTGGGTGCTTGTTTGCTTTGGTGTCTGCcaggggcaggggacaggggGGATGTTGTCAGTGCTCAGGGCTCAGATTGGGACCTTACTGAGGAAGGTCAGGAGAGCCTGACCCTGCGCTAGCTGCTTCCCAGTGCTGCGGTGCTTCTGCACAAAGCCACCTGACTGATGCCTTCGCCTGTTCCTCTTATCGACTGCTTCTCAGGACCATGGGGTTGCTTAGCAGCATCCTTCAGTGGACATCAGTTAGGGTTTTTAGCATCATTATGAACTCAGGGATTTAGATGTATTTGATGTATCTTAATAGCATACATCACAAGGCCAACCCCTCTGTCTGCCTTGGGTTCCTCTTCCATGCGGGGCTTCCCGTGGATTTGCAGGGGGTGTTGGAGCATCATAGGATGCCTGTGGCCGCCCAGGGCTGGTTCCCACTGAGCCCAGAGCAGCACCCCCTGGGATGACTGACGGGCAGGGCAGACTCTGGCCATTCTGCAGTTTCCTTTTTAGGAAATGTCCAGTGAAATCATTTGTTTTCAGGCCTCTTGGGCGAGTTCTCTGTGGTTAGACCACCAACTGGGTCCAATGCATACTCATCCTTTCATTTTACTCTTGATTGTCACAGTTTgttctaatttaattttgtttcataattatttgaaatatttaccgGTTCTAAAAGTCAGATCTACAAATCAAAGTAGATTCCAAAGTCCTCGCTCCATgctgccctccctctctctcctccatggaggtgttattttttaaattatggtttacttttccatttaaaaaccccgagccagggaaaagggggggaggggggagggcacaaagggggaagaggtgtatccacaacatgactaacaataatgtacaactgaaagctcacaaggttgtaacctatcataacattaataaaaaaaaattggaaacaaattaaatatcCGAATAGgaatcaaaccaaaaaaaaaaaaaaccccgagCCAGTGTGTATGGTTGTCCGTGTGCTGGTCCTGGTGGTGTGGGGCACCTCCTGGAGGGGatgcctggggcaggggctgtgcACAGTGAGCACAGACTGTCTGTCCTCTTTGTAGGAAGACGGAGGAAAGCGTCAGGAAGGAAGAAGACCCCATCCAAATCATCCGTGACGGGCAAGAGGAGCTCCGGGACAAGATCTAAGAAACGCCAGGGCCGCGTGAGGAGGAGGacggggaagaagagaaaggtagTCTGGTGGCGATGTCCACGTTCTGCCCTTGACCCCTTTGTGTGgttaggtgggggaggggggtcaCAGAAGCAGCCTCTCCTCTGTGTTTGCTTAGAGACTCACTGATGAGAACGAACACTTCTACAGCCCAGATTGGATACAGGATGTTTCCCAGGACCCTTTGGAGGCAGACATCCTCAGGGGTTGTGTGTGACTCCCAGAACCCCCAGGGGTCCTGTGGGCACAGAGGGGCAGGCAGGCCAGAGGGTGCAGAGTGGGCGGGGCTGTGGCTGCCAGCTTGTCAGGGAGGCAAGAGGACTGGACCCGGAGTACAGGAGCCAtgtgggggctcagagaggtgccgCCACCGGGTCCTCTGGGGTGGAGCACCTCCCCTGGAGTCTACAGCTGGCTGTTCAGGCAGAGCCAACTTGTCCTGGCTGAGGTGACTCAAGCGGGATGTGTGTGGACACTGTCCACTTCAGGCCGTTCCCCCTCCTGAGAGTCCCCCGTCACTGGGCTCTCAGAGTGCCGCTCTGTCGTGCCTGAGCAGCCTGCGTCATGCAGCCCTTTTCTGAAGGGCCTGTTCTCACTCCAGCTGCTGGACTGGACATTTGGAGCATTTTGATACGTAAAGTAGAAGAAGCTGTTCAGGTGTTTGCTGCATCTTTATGTGAATTTATACTCAGGGGCGTAGCTATTGCCTAATTAAATTCGTATGGTATGTTTATGTAAAACTCAGTTTAGTAAGTGGTGTATGTGAACACATGGTCTCGGTGTTCATTCAGACACAGGAGTAGGGGCCAGAGCTGTGAGCCATGTGGGCACTGGCAGGACGGGGCCTTGCCTTCTTGTTGCGGCCGGCTCCCACCCTGCACGCCCACCTGAGCCCTCGGGTTCCGGGACCATGCACAAGGTGCCGTGGGCTGTGGTGGGAGTGGCACTGTCCCCTCGCCATTCACTCCGCAGGTGGTTTTTAAAACAGGCTGTCAGTCAGACATCAGTTGGATGCTTTGTTTCCCTCCTTGTGAGTTTTTGCTCAAAACAAAGGACCCCCTGTTGACAGCACTCTGGGGAGGTTCTGCCCGTGGCTTTGTGGTGTGTGGGTCATGCTTGTCTCGGTGTTTGCTCGCTCTGTGGTTCAGTTAAATCTCAACGACGTCGTGATTAATACATGCAAGGCCCTTTGGCTTTGCGTTAGCATGTGCTCCACCTGGTGTTGGTGTTGCTAATTGATACTTGAAATGGTGTGTCTGAAACCCTTAGATTTCAGTCTTACTGATCACTTATTCTTTGTTACTTCGGTTCAGAATGAAATCACAGCTCGTTCTCGCATTGCACGGACGCTGGGCCTCCGGAGGCCAGTCCGCGGAGCCTGCATCCCATCCGTGTACAAGCCTGCAGACCCCTCTCTAGGGCTGATGCGTGCGGACATCGGAGcagcctctctctctttgtttggAGACCCCTATGAGCTGGACCCTTTCGACAGGTGACTCCAGGGGGAGCAGTCCTTCAGGGGCACCATCTCAGAGTTGGGGAGCTAGGTGTCACCTCCCTCCTTTCTTAGTGTGGACATTGGGCACGGCACCCCCATGGGGAGCGTGGGTAAGCCTCTTACTCCACGTTTGTAAAACGAGGGTAATGATTCCTGCCTCAGAGTCGTCCTCAGATGGTGAGATGGTGTACAGAGGACTCTGCGTCCCCAGCCCCTAACCTAGAGAGGCCTGTTCACACATCTGCCCGCCATCCCTGCTCAGAGACTCGGGCAGCTGCCCACGCGAAGCTGCTGCCCAGGTCCTGTGTTCACTGTTGAGTCACGAATACTGCCATGTGGGGCAGTGCTTAGCCTGTCCATGCTAGGTGCTGTTGAGGGTGAGCTGGGGATGTCTCCCTGGGCGTCAGGATGTGGGGTCACATGTTCCCTTTGGCCTTTGTCCTCCCTGCAGCAATGAAGAGCTGTCTGCAGACCCAGCTTCCCCTCTGAGTGCCAAGAGGAGGATCCTCTCTCAGTCAGCTGTGCAGTCTCACCAGCCTGTGGCCAGGCCCATCTCCATGGGGCTCTCCAGGTCTGTCCTGGGAAGGATAGGACGGTGGGGACAGTGGTCCTGTGGTGGGGCCACAGGCCTGCAGGGACCAGCTGGGCTCCATGTTGGCCTGGCACCCTGCCACCCATGCTCCTGCGGCCTCTCTTTGTGGCCCCTCCCTTGGCTCTGATGAGGAAGTGCTGCAGCCAGTCCTGAGTTGAGGGTGCGGGGACAAAGTGGTGGCTACTGGGGGCGAGGAGGGGGTGCGGGGAGCCGCAGCTCCTCGGGGCTGCCTCTGCGTGCCCAGCTCAGCCACAGAGCCCACCAGCAGGGAGTCAAGGTGCTGTTCAGTGCGGCCGCACCTTGCCTGcatcttttcttctatttgactccacaaaaaaaaagaattagccaAACCAACAAAATTAGAAGATGGCATTTATCCACCAATTCCTGCCTGTcagtgacatttggggccagaagCCTCAGATAACGTCACCCCAAAACACTGCTGTCCTTCAGTTGGAGCTGCCAAGTgggtctcccttcttccttcaggGGGCCCAGCACACGGCCTCttctcagcacagcagccaggACCTGGGGGCCCCGGGGAACAGTAGGGGCACCAGGGGTGCCTGACCAAGGGCCTGGGGCGTGGGGAGGCAGCAGTGGCCCACCCTGGGTCTGTGCCTGCAGGAGGAGTGTTCCTGCCGCGGTGCCCGAGCCAGAAGTGGACGAGGCCCCTGTCCCCGACCTGCTGGGGAGCATCCTGTCGGGCCAGAGCCTCCTCATGATGAACAGCGCCGACATTGTCATCCACCGGGACGGCTCCCTCAGTGCCAAGAGGGCAGGTGAGGCGACATCTGCTCCCGGCCGTCCCCTGTGCACCAGGAAGTAGAAACAATCGTGGGACTCAGAGGGTGCTTCTGAGTGCCAGTGGGAGAGCCGCCACACTAAACAGGCATCTTCCACTCACAGGAAATGTCAGCGAAGGGGGAcagttttctcagctgttttTCTCCGTTAACTTTCCATCGCTTTCTGAGCAGAAGTACAGCTGATAGCCTAGATGGTGGTGGGGTTCCCAGCCAGCCCACAGACTCTCCTTAGCCATAGAGGAGCTGGCATGTGTTCTCAGAGCTCCAGAACCAGCCTCCATGGAGCCCCTCCCACAGAGCTGGGCCTTGGCAGGATTTCAGGGCTGGGGTGGGTCCAACGTGGAGGCAGGGCAGGACAGAGATGGACAAGGTGCTGTGAGCTCGGGCCACACCTTGTCACTGCCCCCCTGTGTCTGTGACTGGTGTGGGAACCTTCAGACCATCAGTGGTGTAACTGTAAAGCAGAAGAGAAAGCGTCTGCGACCCCTCAGCGAGCTGCAAGCCTGCCCGAGGGGGTGCCCCGGGCAGGAGAGGGTCCAGGTCAAGGTGCCAGTGGGAGGCATTGAGGATGCACAGCTTGAGAGGGTCATTTGGTAGAAGTTATCCGACTCTTGGAGCTCTTTAGGGAGAGTGTGGGGGCTGATGCCTTTTGCCTCTTTCCCTTTTAGCGCCCAGTCCTGTTCAGCGAAACTCAGTTGGTCTGTCCAGAGAGGGAGAAGGCCCCGGGTCTGGAGATTGCCTGCAGCCTGGGGCACCATGCTCAGGAAGGGGGCTACAGAGCCTGGGGCCACGCTGTCAGAGCAGGCCTGCCTCGGCCCCAGCCCCGGCCACCCACTCCTGTGTCCCTGCACTCACCTTGGGGGCAGCTGTGAGACTGGACTCCTCAGGGACCTCTCGGTCGGGTCAGGCTCAGAACTTGTCGAACGTCATCCGGCCTGGCTTAAAACAAAGTGACAGCCCCCGACTGAATGGTGAAGGGAAGCACGCTTTGCCTCTCAGATTTGTGTCCTCTAAGGTCTCAGATCACAGCTCTGACTCGCCATCTCAGAGTGCTGTGCTAGGACAGGCCCCCAAACCAGCTCCCAGGAGAACTGACATCTCTGAGCTACCCAGGATCCCAAAGATAAGGAGAGACAACAGCGGCAGCAGGCAGGCAGACGCGGTCCCCACCGGGCAGTGCGTCGAGATCCCCAGCTCCTGCATAAGCCGACTCACTGGCAGGGAGGGCCCTGGGCAGCCTGGTCGTGGTGCCCGGGCAGAGGGCGAGCCCAGCAGCAGGGGCCCACAGGAGCCCAGCACGCACTCGGGGGGCGGCCCCCAGTCCCCGGCCCCACTGGGATCCTCGAGGGGCAAGGGTGTCGGCTCAACCTTTGAGAGCTTCAGGATCAACATTCCTGGGAACACTGCCCCTTCCAGCAGACTCTCCAACCCTGGCTTCTGTAACACCTTCCGGCCTGTCGACAACAAGGTGCAGAGGAAGGAGAACCCCTCGCCCCTCTTCTCCATCAGGAAGGCGAAGCAGCTCAAGAGCGAGATCTACGACCCCTTTGACCCTACGGGCTCTGATTCCAGTTCTattggcagcagccctgagcatCTCGGCACTGGCCTCTTGCCCTCTGAGATCACGCGCACCATCTCCATCGACAGCCCGAAGGACCCACCGTTGCAGACTGTGCGCTGCGTCACCTCCTACACGGTGGAAACCACCTTTGGACCGGAGCCCGAGCCTTCTCGGGGGCCTTCCTCCAGCCTGCTCAAGCTCCGGAGTGAGGGGACCACCAAGGGGGCCTCCAACACAGAGCGCGAGGGGCTGGGCAAAGAGGAGCCTGCTGAGGGCCAAGCCTCAGTCCCCCGGGTCCCAAGACCATCCCCGCCAGAGCCCTGGGAGGATGAGGACCCGCCACCCCGCAGCACCTTCTTTGACTCCGAGGAGCGGACAGTGACCTGTGTGTCAGTGGTGGAGCCAGACGCCCCACCGAGCCCAGATGCCCCGCAGACAACCACCCATAGGATCGTGGAGCTGCGGTCCCTCTCCCGCTCCCGCTCCACATCAAGCTCCCGTGGCCGGAAGAAAGCCAAGAGGAAGCGAGCCACTACCAGGGAGCACAGGAGGGCCCACTCAGGCACTCGCTCCGGCTCCCACTCTGGGGACAGGAGCTCACAGTCAGTGTCGCCACCAGTGGGTGAGGACCACGCCAAGAGGCACAGGCCCAAGGCCAGGAGCCGGAGGTCTTCCAGCGACTGCTCCAGCAGCCACGAGCGAGCCAAGCGGAAGAAGGCCAAGGAcaagagtggggagaggagaagggcctCCTGGGGCCGAGGCCGGCACAGGTCCCGGTCCCGCTCGGGCAGCCCTGGCAGCTCCTCCCATGACCGCCGcgagagcaggaggaagaaaaagagggagtcAGGCTCCAGGTCTTGGGGGAGGGAGTGCTCGCCCCCCAGCAGCCTGGAGAGAGCCCGGAGGCACCGGCACCCAAGGGAGAGGAGCCGCGAGCGGCCCCGAGACAGGCGGGGCTCCCGTGAGAGGAAGAAGCGCAAGTGCAGATCGCCAAGCGTGGAGCTCAGGTCCAGGGAGCGCCGGCGGCCTCGTTCCCGTGAGAAGCGGCCACGGCCCCGCTCCCGCTCCCCAGAGAGGAAGTTGGCCGTGAAGGAGGCTTCTCCACAGCCGCCTCCACAAGAGGAGGCAAGGCCAGACAGGGAGCCCCCGGCCAGGCTGCCAGCTTCAGCAGAAGCAGACACCTCTCCAGAAGAGGCTGAAGCTCACAAGGCCCCCCCAAAGGCCGCCCCTATGCTGGAGGTGCCATCTGAGTGTCCACCTGAGGACCTGGACTATGGCGACTCCGTCGAGGCAGGGCATGTCTTTGAGGACTTTTCTAGCGAGGCCATCTTCATGCAGCTGGATGACATGAGCTCCCCACCCTCGCCAGAGAGCACGGACTCCTCCCCAGAGCGAGACTTCCCACCCAACCCTGCTGTGCCCCCGGCCAGCCAGCAGCATGACACCAGCCTGGCCATGGCCGTCATCAGAAGGGAGGTGTCACTGATCCACGGTGAGGATGCTgtgcagcccctgcccctggcagAGGGCCCCCAAGAGAAGCCCTTGCTCTGGCAGGATGCAGACGAGGCCGCTGCGGTACCCAGCGCCCTGGGAATCCAGGCCTTGGGCGGGGCACCTGTAGGgaaggaggaaggcccctctcagACCCCCCTGCTGCGGGCTAAAGCCCTGGTGAAGAGGGTCACCTGGAACCTGCAGGAGGCAGAACGTGGTACCCCAGCGGAAGACCGAGGCCTGCGTGAGTAGGGTGCTCCCGCGGGCACTCCGGGCATGGGCCGGGGCGGCGCATGAGGACGGCATGGAGTGGCCGCCAGGGGGCCTTCTCTCTGTGCGCACATGTGCCTCCTGGGTCACGCTAGTGACAcaggctgagggcagggaggcGGCTGCAGCATGGCCTGTGGTCCTTGTTGCTGGGAtgcttttctggaattttccagtCAGGAAGCAGCCTTCTGGCCCAGGGTGGCCACAGAGCACCCACCTCCCCTGTGTTGGCCCTCAGGGACGCCACTTCACAGGCCACAGAAGCCCCAGGAAGGGGTCTGGGAAACAGACGACGTGGGCCCCACAGCAGCCTTCCAGCAGGTGTCCTTCTCAGagacccctcccccaggctgtgtGCTCCCAGGGCCTGGCTTCCCTGACACTCACCCCTCTCAGGTGGGTGCCCCCATCTCTGCCGGGCTCTGAATACttcggggtggggtggggacacgTGCTGGACGCTGCCAGCGTCAGGGCTCTGTGCTCAGTGAGCTGCCCTCCTGCCCAGGTTCACTACTCCAACCTGCCTCCCGCCCCGGCTCTGCCCTCGGGTGTCCCACCCTATGCACCAGTCAGCCAGCCTGCAGTCCAGTTCATGCTGCAGGGGAGCCTTCCCCCTGCGGGCTGCAGGGTGGCACAGAGCCCAGCTCCAGTGCCCACCATCCTGACCACAGCCTCAGAGCCAGCTGGCCACGCGGCCAACAACGCAGAGGAGAACACGGCTGCTCCCAGGCCAGCCTTGGACAAGGCCAAGAACGAAGAGGTGAGTCCACCCACCTTCCCCCAGAGAGGCCGTGCCTCTGGGTAAGGggccctcccagcctctgccctggccGAGCAGCCCCTCTGGTGGATGGTCACACACATGTCCTCGCTCCTAGTACATGAAGAAACTGCACATGCAGGAGCGGGCAGTGGAGGAGGTGAAGCTGGCCATCAAGCCCTTCTACCAGAAGAGGGAAGTGACGAAGGATGAGTACAAGGACATCCTTCGTAAGGCTGTGCAGAAGGTGAGCGTGGGTGGGTGGGCCCCACACACGTGTGCATCCGGCACCCTGGTTGGTTGTTATGAGGGGTGGGTCTGTGCTGTCTCTTGCTGACCTGGATTTTTAGGGTGTTTGTGAGCACTGAGGAAGGTGCTTCGGCCCAGGGTTGTctggccagggccagggcagcaTTGCCACGTCCTGGCCGCAGCTTCAGGCTAGTCCCTCGTCTCCCTGTAGCCACACTTTGGAGTCGCTCAGGAAGAGTAAGGATTGGCATTTTCCAGGGGTTAGAACAGCATCCTTCTTACTTGTTAAAATAagctaaatgacagaaaatattgAAGATACCTGCTCACAGGTAGGGAAGCAAGACCTGAGAGATGGATGGTTCTCAGGCCCAGGGTGGTAACCTCAAATCCATGATATGTTGGCCACACGTCTCTGCAAGGTGAGCAGAGCGGGCAGACATGCATCAGTTTCCCGAGTCCCCTGTCCCTCATGACGCGGGCCCCCAGAGCTTGGTCACTGAGTTTGGGCTGTGGAAGGACATCCAGGTAATTgtgcctctccccctcccccagatcTGCCACAGCAAGAGCGGGGAGATCAACCCTGTGAAGGTGGGCAACCTGGTCAGGGCCTACGTGGACAAGTACAGGCACATGCGCAGGCACCGGAGGCCCGAGGCTGGGGAGGAGCCGCCTGCCCAGGGCGCTGAGGGCTGAGGCCAGCCAAGGCCATGGGGCACACCCTGGGAGCTGGTGCCCCGTGATGGCAGTGGTGGCACTTCCCCAGATCCCCAGGCGGTTCTGTTGGaagtggcagaagtagaaaagtGGGGACATCTAGCGCTCCTGTTTTCAGGGTTCCTGTGATCACACGTGGTCTGTGCACCTGTCTTGCTCACAGCTTAAAACTGGacttttttatatgtatattatagaTTCACAGTTTCCATTGTGTTCTAATTTATCAAAAATGGATTCTCTTTAGAAACTTCTCCATTGACTCAGTACTTGAAAGGTGAAGCCTTTGGTGATCAGGAGGGGCTCCCGCTGCAGCcctgtgtgtgcctgtttctgaTCTAGAAACTCCGTCAGTGCTTTGTTCCCTCCGTTCTGTAAACAATCGCTCATTGGCCCTCCACTCCACTGCCTCCCACCAGGCAGAGCATAGCGTTGGCGCATTTAAGGCCAGGGACAAGCCCTGGGCACGGCACGGAGTCAGCTGTCCCTGACTCCGGGATCCCCAGTGCCACCCTCCCAGAATTCCTGGCAGGAGCACGCGTCTGCTGTCCCAAGGGCATTTTGTATTCATCCAGTAGAGTTTCTTGGCTCTAAAGTGTGTGGCCTATTTCTTCATtgtgaaagacagaagaaaacgGGTGCGCACAGGAGGCCtcagtgtgtgtttggggggatGGTCGCCTCCCTTCCTGGGCCCGCAGATCCCGTGGGCTCCCGGGAAGTGGAGCAAGCCTTGCAGTCGGCAGTGCcccccagagccccagccctgagcccaccCCTGGTCAGGACACCAGCACAGGTTTTCGGGTTTTCTTTATTGGATCAGGGTGGGGTCCGGGCCCCGGGCCTAGGCGGGCTGCTCCACCTCCATGAAGAAGTGGTCAAGGAAATGCTCGAGGTCGTTGTAGAGGCTGTTGGAGCTGGACAGGCAGAGGCCTAGGCTGCCGCTGTCCAGGGAGGACACGCCTTCACGCTGCACACCCTCCAGGTGCGCCCGGCACAGCCACGGCTCCAGCTGCGGGGAAGGTGGTATCAGCCAGGTGGGGGCTGTGGGCAGCCTCACCCACACGGGGCCCTGCACCTCACCTTCACCAGGACCAGGCTCTTCTCCTTGGGCCTCCTGGCTGACAGGTCTTGCCCAAAGGCCAGGTAGATGGTGTAGTGTGGGGAGCCCTGGCGCTGGCGAGCCCGGAACTCCACAAGCTCTGCAGACCAGGGGCTCTGTGAGCGGGGGTGGGGCCAAGTTGGGCGGC
Protein-coding regions in this window:
- the PHRF1 gene encoding PHD and RING finger domain-containing protein 1 isoform X4 → MDDDSLDELVDRSPGPGGHPGLSSAALAGDTGSEDSEDDDGDVEALVAVADTQGELEADDIFNSDDDSESCPICLNAFRDQAVGTPENCAHYFCLDCIMEWSKNANSCPVDRTIFKCICIRAQFGGKILKKIPVEDARAGEDEEEDPTFCEVCGRSDREDRLLLCDGCDAGYHMECLDPPLQEVPVDEWFCLECAAPGAAPAADAGPVSEEEVSLLLADVVPTTSRLRPRAGRTRAIARTRQSERVRATVNRNRISTARRIQHVPRYLMSSLLDETIETVAAGLSTAVYQHPLTPRAPAKRRRKRGRRRKASGRKKTPSKSSVTGKRSSGTRSKKRQGRVRRRTGKKRKNEITARSRIARTLGLRRPVRGACIPSVYKPADPSLGLMRADIGAASLSLFGDPYELDPFDSNEELSADPASPLSAKRRILSQSAVQSHQPVARPISMGLSRRSVPAAVPEPEVDEAPVPDLLGSILSGQSLLMMNSADIVIHRDGSLSAKRAAPSPVQRNSVGLSREGEGPGSGDCLQPGAPCSGRGLQSLGPRCQSRPASAPAPATHSCVPALTLGAAVRLDSSGTSRSGQAQNLSNVIRPGLKQSDSPRLNGEGKHALPLRFVSSKVSDHSSDSPSQSAVLGQAPKPAPRRTDISELPRIPKIRRDNSGSRQADAVPTGQCVEIPSSCISRLTGREGPGQPGRGARAEGEPSSRGPQEPSTHSGGGPQSPAPLGSSRGKGVGSTFESFRINIPGNTAPSSRLSNPGFCNTFRPVDNKVQRKENPSPLFSIRKAKQLKSEIYDPFDPTGSDSSSIGSSPEHLGTGLLPSEITRTISIDSPKDPPLQTVRCVTSYTVETTFGPEPEPSRGPSSSLLKLRSEGTTKGASNTEREGLGKEEPAEGQASVPRVPRPSPPEPWEDEDPPPRSTFFDSEERTVTCVSVVEPDAPPSPDAPQTTTHRIVELRSLSRSRSTSSSRGRKKAKRKRATTREHRRAHSGTRSGSHSGDRSSQSVSPPVGEDHAKRHRPKARSRRSSSDCSSSHERAKRKKAKDKSGERRRASWGRGRHRSRSRSGSPGSSSHDRRESRRKKKRESGSRSWGRECSPPSSLERARRHRHPRERSRERPRDRRGSRERKKRKCRSPSVELRSRERRRPRSREKRPRPRSRSPERKLAVKEASPQPPPQEEARPDREPPARLPASAEADTSPEEAEAHKAPPKAAPMLEVPSECPPEDLDYGDSVEAGHVFEDFSSEAIFMQLDDMSSPPSPESTDSSPERDFPPNPAVPPASQQHDTSLAMAVIRREVSLIHGEDAVQPLPLAEGPQEKPLLWQDADEAAAVPSALGIQALGGAPVGKEEGPSQTPLLRAKALVKRVTWNLQEAERGTPAEDRGLRTPLHRPQKPQEGVWETDDVGPTAAFQQVSFSETPPPGCVLPGPGFPDTHPSQVHYSNLPPAPALPSGVPPYAPVSQPAVQFMLQGSLPPAGCRVAQSPAPVPTILTTASEPAGHAANNAEENTAAPRPALDKAKNEEYMKKLHMQERAVEEVKLAIKPFYQKREVTKDEYKDILRKAVQKICHSKSGEINPVKVGNLVRAYVDKYRHMRRHRRPEAGEEPPAQGAEG
- the PHRF1 gene encoding PHD and RING finger domain-containing protein 1 isoform X5, coding for MDDDSLDELVDRSPGPGGHPGLSSAALAGDTADSSDGNSEGFEDDTGSEHSDGTDGEDEEGDLEDGSGSEDSEDDDGDVEALVAVADTQGELEADDIFNSDDDSESCPICLNAFRDQAVGTPENCAHYFCLDCIMEWSKNANSCPVDRTIFKCICIRAQFGGKILKKIPVEDARAGEDEEEDPTFCEVCGRSDREDRLLLCDGCDAGYHMECLDPPLQEVPVDEWFCLECAAPGAAPAADAGPVSEEEVSLLLADVVPTTSRLRPRAGRTRAIARTRQSERVRATVNRNRISTARRIQHVPRYLMSSLLDETIETVAAGLSTAVYQHPLTPRAPAKRRRKRGRRRKASGRKKTPSKSSVTGKRSSGTRSKKRQGRVRRRTGKKRKNEITARSRIARTLGLRRPVRGACIPSVYKPADPSLGLMRADIGAASLSLFGDPYELDPFDSNEELSADPASPLSAKRRILSQSAVQSHQPVARPISMGLSRRSVPAAVPEPEVDEAPVPDLLGSILSGQSLLMMNSADIVIHRDGSLSAKRAAPSPVQRNSVGLSREGEGPGSGDCLQPGAPCSGRGLQSLGPRCQSRPASAPAPATHSCVPALTLGAAVRLDSSGTSRSGQAQNLSNVIRPGLKQSDSPRLNGEGKHALPLRFVSSKVSDHSSDSPSQSAVLGQAPKPAPRRTDISELPRIPKIRRDNSGSRQADAVPTGQCVEIPSSCISRLTGREGPGQPGRGARAEGEPSSRGPQEPSTHSGGGPQSPAPLGSSRGKGVGSTFESFRINIPGNTAPSSRLSNPGFCNTFRPVDNKVQRKENPSPLFSIRKAKQLKSEIYDPFDPTGSDSSSIGSSPEHLGTGLLPSEITRTISIDSPKDPPLQTVRCVTSYTVETTFGPEPEPSRGPSSSLLKLRSEGTTKGASNTEREGLGKEEPAEGQASVPRVPRPSPPEPWEDEDPPPRSTFFDSEERTVTCVSVVEPDAPPSPDAPQTTTHRIVELRSLSRSRSTSSSRGRKKAKRKRATTREHRRAHSGTRSGSHSGDRSSQSVSPPVGEDHAKRHRPKARSRRSSSDCSSSHERAKRKKAKDKSGERRRASWGRGRHRSRSRSGSPGSSSHDRRESRRKKKRESGSRSWGRECSPPSSLERARRHRHPRERSRERPRDRRGSRERKKRKCRSPSVELRSRERRRPRSREKRPRPRSRSPERKLAVKEASPQPPPQEEARPDREPPARLPASAEADTSPEEAEAHKAPPKAAPMLEVPSECPPEDLDYGDSVEAGHVFEDFSSEAIFMQLDDMSSPPSPESTDSSPERDFPPNPAVPPASQQHDTSLAMAVIRREVSLIHGEDAVQPLPLAEGPQEKPLLWQDADEAAAVPSALGIQALGGAPVGKEEGPSQTPLLRAKALVKRVTWNLQEAERGTPAEDRGLRTPLHRPQKPQEGVWETDDVGPTAAFQQVSFSETPPPGCVLPGPGFPDTHPSQVHYSNLPPAPALPSGVPPYAPVSQPAVQFMLQGSLPPAGCRVAQSPAPVPTILTTASEPAGHAANNAEENTAAPRPALDKAKNEEYMKKLHMQERAVEEVKLAIKPFYQKREVTKDEYKDILRKAVQKICHSKSGEINPVKVGNLVRAYVDKYRHMRRHRRPEAGEEPPAQGAEG